DNA sequence from the Perca fluviatilis chromosome 4, GENO_Pfluv_1.0, whole genome shotgun sequence genome:
ATGCGGGGTTTAAATGACCCGTACAAGGGGTGGTTGGAGGTGTTAAAGACTTTGAGCTTTTCTGGCTGATTCCTTTCACACATAAACGCTAAGCTAAGGTGATGTCACATGCATGGCTCGTTGCATGTTGACGTTTTTAGAAGATGTTTCGCTTTTCgaaatctgtttaaaaaaatatgtgcaCAATGTGCTCAGTTGTAATATTAACTTGAGTCTGGTGCAAAGGCGTGCATTTAGCGCGACCTAACGGGCAAGAATAATACTTCAGCGAAGCTGCTTTCAAAACCTCGTTGAGAAATGTGTAATTTTTAGATGCTTCGGTTTGTGTACACTTACGCACGGACTGTACTTATCGCTGTCAGTACTAGTGAATGGCATGCATTCATATGCGATTATCAGTCGTTTAGTCTCATGTTGAGTGGGGGGAATGTCATCATAAAGGCGTAATTacgtattttttttactgttgtgtAATAGCGCAGACTGGTCTGCATTTAAGTATTGGCTCTGGTTTCCCAGGCGGCGATGGTAAAGACAGGCAGTTTTAAACTCCCGGAGCCCGTCTGCACCACACACTGCTGCTTTGTTCTCCAACACAGCCTGCCATACATTCGCATACCGTAAGACCCCATGGGAATACCACAGGATTTTCTTACCCAGTTTGTTCCTTTCAGTTATTTATGTTAACTCAGAGGTTtgattttatagcattttgacagtattttttttaatgctgaacGAAGAGTTTACTGTTGGTAGTAGAAAATCAGAATACTGTCCTGACTAGTAATTGTTATCATACGAAACCCCTggggctttttttattttatttttttttattttatttaaaaaaggcaaCTTACCCAGGCTTTGTGCTGGGCAAAGTAGGTGTTTCTATTTTTAAGAAGTAGTGAGTGGTTTCACCTGCATGGAGGCTGTGGGTCATGTAACGTTATGTGAAACAGCAGCAGTGAGTAAcaaaaacaagtgaaacaaAAGCCACCCATCCTTTCTCTCGGGGTTTTGTTTTCCATGTCAGCAGGCAGCCAGGCTCCATTTAccggtgtgtttttttattttttttaaatctttctgaaaaggaaaaaatgcaAATTGTGGAAAGAGGTGTTACATTTCTGCCCTGGTCTCTCCCAGCTTTTCCTATGACGtcatggggagggggggggtgttaaATTTTTTGGGTGATTTACGGCCTCCCCTGGGGAGCTGTGGGGCGGGGCTACAGTGATGTAAACACAGATAAAATGTGCCTCACTGCCGGTCGGGAGTCAGTCTGGAGAAATTAGTTTAAACTTTCACTACAACgcgtgttgctgctgctgctgttgggaACTACCACTAAACTGACACGGAGCTGCTTTAAACCCACTACTGGCTCAGCTTCTCTGGATTTAAACTGCACTACCTCTCTGATTTTTCgattttgttgttgatgttcTTCTCCCAGATTCTGCAAGCAAAGATGTTGCAAAGCTTCTCTCAATCGCAAGACTGGCTTTACTCTGAACCGCTGCTGTTTGACGATGAGTTCTGCCAGAGTTTGATGAAGGACCTCCAGTCGCTGCCTACACCCCCTCAGTCCCCCCCAACTAATACCGGGCTGGGCGGCAGTAAGCCCCTATCCAAGGAGGACCAGCTGAGCTATGTATCGGACATCCTGCTGGAGGACCACGACATGCAGCTCACCTGGAACTGCGACTTCTTCCACTCAGATGCTGCGGAGAAGGATGGCGAGCCCAGCCTGCCCTGCTCCCCTCTGGAGGAGAGTGGCGAGGACTGCCTGTGGCGGTGCCTGGCAGGGGACAAGAGCCTGGAGGAGAAGCTGGTCTCCTCCGTGCTCGGCTCCAGCCCACTGCTGTCTGAGATCCACACCAGCATCTTTGAGGAGATTGCCGGCTCCACGCTGGACTGCCAGAAACTGATGGACACTCAGGAGCCCAGCGAGGCCACATCAGACTATGGGTCAACCGGTGGCGAGCTGTCCACCTATTCATCCAGTGACTCTGGTGAGTTCCGACTTCATTTTACATTCGTGATTTTCACTCCTATGAAAGTTTAGCCAAAATGCCAAGACTTGTTGTTGTGAGTCTTCAATCCGTGGTTCCTTTAggatcttttattttatttttttttaaacaaaatgcccttttaaatttgttttagtttttttgttgttgttctaaTACGTTAATCTCATTActgcattgtcattgtgcagcTTATCAGTATGAACAGTCCTCGCCCAGATCTGTTTAACTGGTATTTCATTGATCATTCACAGTTAATGATTAGTGAatgtaatgtttaaatgttacTGAGCCCAAATTGTTCTTTGCACTTTGCTTATCTGGACTCAGGCCGCCCATCTGTAATCTGCAGGAGCCTTTATTACTTGAGTATGTTGTTGCAGTGTTGGCAGGCTTTTAGCTGTTGACTGACATGAGTAGATGGGAGGTtttaggaggtgtgtgtgtgtgtgtgtgtgtgtgtgtgtgtgtgtgtgtgtgtgtgtgtgtgtgtgtgtgtgtgtgtgtgtgtgtgtgtgtgtctctctcagtgGTAATGGTTGCGGACGGCTCCATCCATTACCTGCTAATGAGTCATTTTTCCGACTCTAGCATCCCTGGCTATTAGCCAGAGAAGAAGAGGCAGACTTcccttttttattatgtttttttgtttttgttttgtttaggctttattgtattctatttctttaattttattatttgagGAATACGTAACCTTTTCATTTTAACAGTACAAAGCTTTGTGTCAATAAATTAAACTGGAAATACTTAATTATATTTTACATAGCCTCAAAACTAACTGCTGTTTATACATGAAACCGTTGCCGTAATCTTAAACTGCGGTCACGCATTAATAGAGTTACAGTTTGCAAACAGTTGTAAGCTTCTGCATGTTTATGGCTGTTTACACAGTAGGACAGATTTTCACTGATGATTGGCATCACCACGTATGTGTGAGCCAAGCTCACATTGGTGTGCTGTGTACAGTGTCTACACTCTTGTTTTGGTGTCGGTGCCAGTGCCATCACAGGGCAGATCAAATTACCGCAAAGGTCAGAAAACAAGGTTGTGCCAGAAACTCATCTAACCCATCTCtcgtttcttcttctctttcctaCAGAGGAGGAGATTGATGTGGTAACAGTGGTGCGCTGttcctccagcccctcccctcgGCCCTCATTGGCTGACCTGTCTGTCCGTCAGCAGaagcaggaagaggagaagcGAGCTCTCCAGCGTCACCACTTTGAGATCCAGCTGCAACACAACTACGCGGCACCGTGTCCCGCCTCACCGCCACCTTCATCCTCTTCATCGTCAAACAAGCGCTCGCGAGGGAGCGACAGCTCACCGCGCTTCCACCACTCTTCTCGCAGCTCTTCTTCTTCGTCATCGTCCTCGTCACggtaccaccaccaccaccaccaccaccactcgtCCCGAAACTCGACCGAGacggaggacgaggaggagcgGCGGCGGACGCACAACGTGATGGAGCGGCAGCGGCGCAACGAGCTCAAGAACTGCTTTGTGCACCTGCGCGACAACGTGCCGGAGCTGTCGCACAATGACAAGGCGTCCAAGGTGGTGATCCTGAAGAAGGCCCGAGACTGCATCTACGGCCTGGAGGAGGAGAGCCACAGACTGCAATCCAAGAGGGACAAACTCCGAGCTAAACAGGAAGAGCTGAAGGCCAGGCTGTCGCAGCTTCGCAGCTAATGGTCCAGGAGCGAACCAcgggctgcattttttttttgccgtttaGAGACAATTCGGGATTGTGGGGGACTTTGTACAAAGACAGATGGTTGAGCGGGGTTAAAGGATGGCGGGTCATGCTGAAAAGAGCGCACAAAGACATTTCAAAGACTTGTAACGATAGCTCTGGACTGTGTACTCACACTTGCTGCCatggacaaacacaaacacactcattgccTCAGAATTGCTCATTCTCATGCCTTGACTGCTGACTGTTGTTGAAAGTAGGATGTTTTTTAACAGTTGAAACGAGGACGGAGtgaacagatttttattttttaaagctttgCTGAACGCACACTGAAAGACGAGGACagtatattttgtttttggtttcttTATTTCATCCCATTTTGGGGATGCCAAATAGCACAGGTGAAAATGATGCGAGGCAGAAGTGCCTTTTGGGTCAAACAACTGGAAGCCACATCAGCTCAGTAGTTGAATAAAACTTGAATATTGTGTTTTCAGTGTCTTATAGCCATACTATCCAGTAATCCCTCCACTCTGAAAGGC
Encoded proteins:
- the mych gene encoding myelocytomatosis oncogene homolog isoform X1 — translated: MFFSQILQAKMLQSFSQSQDWLYSEPLLFDDEFCQSLMKDLQSLPTPPQSPPTNTGLGGSKPLSKEDQLSYVSDILLEDHDMQLTWNCDFFHSDAAEKDGEPSLPCSPLEESGEDCLWRCLAGDKSLEEKLVSSVLGSSPLLSEIHTSIFEEIAGSTLDCQKLMDTQEPSEATSDYGSTGGELSTYSSSDSEEEIDVVTVVRCSSSPSPRPSLADLSVRQQKQEEEKRALQRHHFEIQLQHNYAAPCPASPPPSSSSSSNKRSRGSDSSPRFHHSSRSSSSSSSSSSRYHHHHHHHHSSRNSTETEDEEERRRTHNVMERQRRNELKNCFVHLRDNVPELSHNDKASKVVILKKARDCIYGLEEESHRLQSKRDKLRAKQEELKARLSQLRS
- the mych gene encoding myelocytomatosis oncogene homolog isoform X2 translates to MLQSFSQSQDWLYSEPLLFDDEFCQSLMKDLQSLPTPPQSPPTNTGLGGSKPLSKEDQLSYVSDILLEDHDMQLTWNCDFFHSDAAEKDGEPSLPCSPLEESGEDCLWRCLAGDKSLEEKLVSSVLGSSPLLSEIHTSIFEEIAGSTLDCQKLMDTQEPSEATSDYGSTGGELSTYSSSDSEEEIDVVTVVRCSSSPSPRPSLADLSVRQQKQEEEKRALQRHHFEIQLQHNYAAPCPASPPPSSSSSSNKRSRGSDSSPRFHHSSRSSSSSSSSSSRYHHHHHHHHSSRNSTETEDEEERRRTHNVMERQRRNELKNCFVHLRDNVPELSHNDKASKVVILKKARDCIYGLEEESHRLQSKRDKLRAKQEELKARLSQLRS